A genomic window from Caldicellulosiruptor kronotskyensis 2002 includes:
- the hprK gene encoding HPr(Ser) kinase/phosphatase: MFYTTVGKIIKELNLECLTEISGIEERKIKDMNLNRPALQLMGFFEYFDEQRIQIIGISEMAYLKTMAPSQRRDAIEKLFQRNIPCVIITSNQEPFEEFLEFSKKYGVPLLRTQEVTTRFMTNLSTFLTHELAPRITRHGTLVNVYGEGVLMLGESGVGKSETALELVKRGHILVADDAVEIRKVSEKTLVGEAPEIIRHLIEIRGIGILDVKNLFGVGCVKESERIDLVIQLETWKQGKEYERLGLHDQYIEILGIKVPTLVIPVRPGRNLAIIVEVAAMNNRQKKMGYNAAKALTERLQKQMSRGNGAE; encoded by the coding sequence TTGTTCTACACGACAGTTGGCAAAATAATAAAAGAGCTCAATTTAGAGTGTTTGACAGAAATCAGTGGCATTGAAGAGAGAAAAATAAAGGATATGAACTTGAATAGACCCGCTCTGCAGCTTATGGGGTTTTTTGAGTATTTTGATGAGCAAAGGATTCAGATAATAGGAATCTCTGAGATGGCGTATTTGAAGACTATGGCACCATCGCAGCGAAGAGACGCAATTGAGAAACTTTTCCAGCGAAATATCCCATGTGTGATAATTACCTCAAACCAGGAACCTTTTGAGGAGTTTTTGGAATTTTCAAAAAAGTATGGTGTTCCTCTTCTTCGCACTCAAGAAGTTACAACAAGGTTCATGACAAACTTGAGCACTTTTTTGACACACGAACTTGCACCAAGGATAACCCGCCATGGCACGCTTGTAAATGTGTATGGTGAAGGTGTTTTAATGCTTGGCGAAAGTGGGGTTGGGAAAAGTGAGACAGCCCTTGAACTTGTAAAAAGAGGGCACATTCTTGTTGCCGACGATGCAGTTGAAATTCGAAAGGTTTCTGAAAAGACACTTGTCGGTGAAGCACCCGAGATTATAAGGCATCTTATCGAAATTCGAGGGATTGGGATACTGGATGTCAAAAACCTGTTTGGTGTTGGCTGCGTCAAGGAGTCCGAAAGAATTGATCTTGTGATCCAGCTTGAAACATGGAAACAGGGCAAGGAATATGAACGACTTGGTCTTCATGACCAGTACATAGAGATTTTGGGGATAAAAGTACCGACGCTTGTGATTCCTGTACGACCCGGCAGAAATCTTGCCATCATTGTTGAGGTTGCAGCAATGAACAATAGACAAAAGAAGATGGGCTATAACGCCGCAAAAGCCCTCACAGAAAGACTTCAAAAACAGATGAGTAGAGGAAACGGAGCTGAATGA
- the uvrC gene encoding excinuclease ABC subunit UvrC produces MLLEEKLSILPTSPGVYIMKDENGNVIYVGKAVNLRNRVRQYFQNSQDMLPKTRLMVKKIKDLDYIVTDNEVEALILECNLIKEYRPKYNVLLRDDKNYQYIKITNEMFPRLVTTRKVEKDGSRYFGPYVSGYSVKQTVELLKSLFMLRTCKKKFPDQLGKGRPCLNFHIEKCLGVCKGDVSEEEYQKLVERAVKVLSGKGDEIVEELKAKMFEYAENLMFEKAQEIKNKLSSLEQIITKQKVIYADDRSEDVINFAKDHTHIAIVVLIIRNGKLINKEEFVLKAEEDTFERFLEQYYADVVSLPKEIIIPHEIENVYNIEKMIEKLYGFKVKVTIPKQGEKKQLLDMAKKNAEISLANRQRVDDVYAEALLTLKNILGLENEIEKIESYDISNIAGADNVGTLVVFEDGRFNKEFYRKFKIKGFEGQDDIRSVKEVLTRRFTNLEKHGRIPDLILIDGGQNQVNAALEVLNTLGFSIPVAGMVKDDKHKTRDLIYNGKEVGIQEYPLVYKLIYAIQEETHRFAVKFHREVRKKHLYESILDEIEGIGEKRKLKLFRTFGSIDNLRKASIEEIVKAADIPYEVALKIKEKIGV; encoded by the coding sequence ATGCTGCTTGAAGAGAAACTTTCAATCCTTCCAACATCGCCAGGGGTTTATATAATGAAAGATGAAAATGGAAATGTTATATATGTTGGCAAGGCTGTAAACCTGCGAAATAGGGTCAGACAGTATTTTCAAAACTCTCAAGATATGCTTCCAAAGACAAGACTTATGGTAAAGAAAATAAAAGACCTTGACTATATTGTGACAGACAACGAGGTAGAAGCTTTGATTTTAGAGTGCAACCTAATAAAAGAATATAGGCCTAAGTACAATGTTCTTTTGAGAGATGACAAAAACTACCAGTATATAAAGATAACAAACGAGATGTTTCCACGGCTTGTGACAACAAGAAAGGTTGAAAAAGACGGCAGCAGATATTTTGGTCCGTATGTCAGTGGGTATTCTGTAAAGCAGACGGTTGAGCTACTAAAAAGTCTTTTTATGCTCAGGACTTGCAAGAAAAAGTTCCCAGACCAGCTTGGCAAGGGTAGGCCCTGCCTTAACTTTCATATAGAAAAGTGTCTTGGTGTGTGCAAAGGAGATGTATCAGAAGAAGAATACCAAAAGCTGGTTGAGAGAGCTGTAAAAGTTTTAAGTGGCAAGGGTGATGAGATTGTTGAAGAGCTCAAAGCAAAGATGTTTGAATATGCCGAAAATCTAATGTTTGAAAAGGCGCAGGAGATAAAAAATAAGCTTTCAAGTCTTGAGCAAATAATCACAAAACAGAAAGTCATTTATGCAGATGACAGAAGCGAAGATGTTATAAACTTTGCAAAAGACCACACACACATTGCAATTGTTGTTCTGATTATCAGAAATGGTAAGCTTATAAACAAGGAAGAGTTTGTTTTGAAAGCTGAGGAGGATACGTTTGAGAGGTTTTTAGAGCAGTACTACGCTGACGTTGTATCACTGCCAAAAGAGATTATAATTCCTCATGAGATAGAAAATGTTTACAATATTGAAAAGATGATAGAAAAACTTTATGGCTTCAAAGTGAAAGTAACCATTCCAAAACAGGGTGAAAAAAAGCAGCTTCTTGACATGGCAAAAAAGAATGCAGAGATTTCACTTGCTAACAGGCAAAGAGTAGATGATGTTTATGCTGAGGCGCTTTTAACTCTTAAAAATATCCTTGGACTTGAAAACGAAATCGAAAAGATAGAAAGCTACGATATTTCAAACATAGCAGGTGCAGACAATGTAGGAACCCTTGTTGTGTTTGAGGATGGAAGATTCAACAAAGAATTTTACAGGAAGTTCAAAATAAAAGGATTTGAAGGGCAGGATGATATAAGAAGCGTCAAAGAGGTTTTGACAAGAAGATTCACAAACTTAGAAAAGCATGGCAGAATTCCTGATTTGATATTGATTGATGGTGGACAAAATCAGGTCAATGCTGCATTAGAGGTTTTGAACACTTTGGGATTTTCTATTCCTGTTGCTGGCATGGTGAAGGATGATAAGCACAAAACAAGGGACTTGATTTACAATGGTAAAGAAGTAGGTATTCAAGAGTATCCGCTTGTGTATAAACTTATTTATGCTATTCAAGAAGAAACGCACAGGTTTGCAGTGAAGTTCCACAGAGAAGTTAGAAAGAAGCATCTATATGAGTCAATTTTAGATGAAATAGAGGGAATAGGAGAAAAAAGGAAACTTAAGCTCTTTAGGACTTTTGGATCAATTGACAATTTGCGAAAGGCAAGCATTGAAGAGATTGTAAAAGCAGCTGACATTCCATATGAGGTTGCTTTGAAGATAAAAGAAAAGATTGGAGTATAA
- a CDS encoding CdaR family protein — MKKIAIKKPKDDNFWLKIVSILIAIVLWFYVNSIINPIKKREVIVPIKYSMTTLSKGLVMKETDAKEVRIVISGTQDELSKVDEKNIHAMVDFSDIRQTGSIKLPISIQNPYHRINIESVYPKNVTVVIDNLVTIQKDVSVEINGNPKKGYIINNYQEEPNVISIRGAESDIKEISKCIAQLNLSLNDRSFKASVPVKVIDSRGKDITSLFDLSQKSIDVYVEILKTKQVPLSVKFKGSLPPSKVISKVILKPSTINIAGKEEDINSINEIVVGTIDTKMLENKSTFQFDFSLPKNIKSLDNVKQVTITIYTDSVVEKSISIPIEVRGLKPGLVAKLSPDKVKVALKYYQSMQDSIDFNSLKAYVDVSNLTKGSYDLQVLVEKTANIEDFDVSPTYIRVEISESSQTQSQ; from the coding sequence TTGAAAAAGATTGCAATAAAAAAACCAAAAGACGACAATTTCTGGCTTAAGATAGTTTCAATTTTGATTGCAATTGTTCTGTGGTTTTATGTAAATAGCATTATAAATCCAATTAAGAAAAGAGAAGTAATTGTTCCTATTAAATATAGCATGACAACTTTGTCAAAAGGTCTTGTAATGAAAGAGACTGATGCCAAAGAAGTGAGAATAGTTATAAGCGGTACACAGGATGAACTAAGCAAAGTAGATGAAAAAAATATCCATGCAATGGTAGATTTTTCTGATATAAGACAGACAGGCAGTATAAAACTTCCAATCTCTATACAAAACCCTTATCACAGGATTAACATAGAGAGTGTGTATCCTAAAAACGTTACAGTGGTAATTGACAATCTTGTGACAATCCAGAAAGATGTTTCGGTTGAGATAAATGGAAATCCCAAGAAGGGTTATATTATAAATAATTATCAGGAAGAGCCAAATGTGATAAGCATAAGAGGTGCTGAAAGTGATATAAAAGAGATTTCAAAATGCATAGCTCAGCTGAACTTGAGTCTTAACGACAGATCGTTCAAAGCGTCTGTCCCTGTAAAGGTAATAGATTCAAGGGGGAAAGACATAACATCGCTTTTTGACCTTTCGCAGAAGAGCATAGATGTGTATGTAGAGATACTCAAAACAAAGCAAGTGCCCTTGAGTGTCAAGTTTAAAGGTAGTCTTCCACCAAGTAAAGTTATCTCAAAGGTAATTTTAAAACCTTCTACAATCAATATAGCAGGAAAAGAAGAAGATATAAATTCAATAAATGAGATTGTTGTGGGGACTATTGATACAAAAATGCTTGAAAATAAATCAACATTCCAATTTGACTTTAGTCTTCCAAAGAATATAAAATCCTTAGATAATGTAAAACAAGTTACAATCACCATATACACAGATTCAGTTGTTGAAAAATCTATTAGTATCCCTATTGAAGTGAGAGGACTGAAACCTGGGCTTGTTGCAAAACTCAGCCCTGACAAGGTAAAAGTAGCACTCAAATACTACCAAAGTATGCAAGATTCTATAGATTTTAATTCTTTGAAGGCGTATGTGGACGTTTCGAATCTGACCAAAGGAAGTTACGACCTTCAGGTGTTGGTCGAAAAGACTGCAAACATAGAAGATTTTGATGTTTCCCCCACTTACATAAGAGTAGAAATTTCAGAAAGTAGTCAGACTCAATCTCAGTAA
- the cdaA gene encoding diadenylate cyclase CdaA: MLKDFSFYLQEFLRNVTLIKITPFDIIDIAIVSFVIYKIIVWIKDTRAYQLIKGIAVLIVITQVSKWLSLNVINWLLTNTLSYGVLALLIVFQPELRRALEEIGRSKIWGKFLWLGPDEEMAIKWQNSVEEIIKAVMYLSKNKIGALIVVEGQTKIGDIINTGIIIDSEISSQLLINIFIPNTPLHDGAVIIRDGKIKAAACFLPLSENRYISKELGTRHRAALGISENSDATAIVVSEETGIISVAYNGGLTRNLGPEALRKILLRPLKQEKEKNGLNIFKWRR, encoded by the coding sequence TTGCTAAAAGATTTTTCTTTTTATCTTCAGGAGTTTTTGAGAAATGTAACGTTAATTAAAATAACACCGTTTGATATTATTGACATTGCAATTGTGTCATTTGTGATATACAAAATAATTGTGTGGATAAAAGACACAAGAGCATATCAGCTCATAAAAGGGATAGCGGTGCTGATTGTTATTACACAGGTGAGCAAGTGGTTGAGTCTTAATGTCATAAACTGGCTTTTGACAAATACACTATCTTACGGTGTTCTGGCACTTTTGATAGTTTTCCAGCCAGAGCTAAGACGCGCTTTAGAGGAGATTGGAAGAAGCAAAATCTGGGGCAAGTTTTTGTGGCTTGGACCTGATGAAGAAATGGCAATAAAATGGCAAAATAGCGTTGAAGAGATCATAAAGGCTGTGATGTATCTTTCCAAAAACAAGATTGGTGCATTGATTGTTGTTGAAGGTCAGACCAAGATAGGGGATATTATCAATACAGGGATTATAATTGATTCAGAGATTTCATCCCAGCTTCTGATAAATATATTTATTCCAAACACCCCACTTCATGATGGCGCAGTGATTATAAGAGATGGGAAGATAAAAGCGGCTGCGTGTTTTTTGCCTCTATCTGAGAATAGATACATAAGCAAAGAACTTGGGACACGACACAGAGCGGCACTTGGGATATCCGAAAACTCTGATGCAACAGCAATTGTTGTGTCAGAAGAGACAGGGATTATTTCTGTTGCGTACAATGGTGGTCTTACAAGAAACTTAGGCCCTGAGGCTTTGAGGAAAATACTTCTCAGGCCTTTGAAGCAAGAAAAAGAAAAAAATGGGCTTAACATATTCAAGTGGAGGCGTTAG
- the amrS gene encoding AmmeMemoRadiSam system radical SAM enzyme, which yields MVEAKYYEKLEGKKVRCKLCPHGCILPQGSTGFCRARKNVDGVLFSLNYGCISSIAFDPIEKKPLYHFYPGSSILSIGTFGCSFRCLHCQNFEISQLTPNVFEVETEKLIALAKKDPKCIGIAFTYNEPTIWFEYVMDVAKAFKQEGLKTVLVTNGYLNEEPLNDLLEVIDAANIDVKAFNDEFYKKVCSGDLETVKRFVEICAKKIHIEITTLIIPTLNDRDEEIENLAKWIASIDDRIPLHLTRYFPRYKMTLPPTPKETLMRLREVAKNYLVNVYLGNI from the coding sequence ATGGTTGAGGCGAAATATTATGAAAAGCTTGAAGGCAAAAAAGTCAGATGCAAGCTCTGTCCACATGGCTGTATTCTACCACAGGGCAGCACTGGTTTTTGTAGAGCAAGGAAAAATGTTGATGGAGTTCTTTTTTCGCTAAACTATGGCTGTATTTCTTCAATTGCATTTGACCCTATTGAGAAAAAACCTCTTTATCATTTTTATCCGGGGTCGAGCATACTCTCTATAGGGACATTTGGGTGTTCGTTTAGATGCCTTCACTGCCAGAACTTTGAGATTTCCCAGCTAACTCCAAATGTGTTCGAGGTTGAGACAGAGAAGCTAATTGCTCTTGCCAAGAAAGACCCCAAGTGCATCGGTATTGCTTTTACTTACAATGAACCTACCATCTGGTTTGAATATGTAATGGATGTGGCAAAAGCTTTTAAACAGGAAGGGTTAAAGACTGTGCTTGTTACAAATGGGTATTTAAACGAAGAACCGCTCAATGACCTTCTTGAAGTGATTGACGCAGCAAACATTGATGTGAAAGCTTTTAATGATGAGTTTTATAAAAAGGTTTGCAGTGGGGATTTAGAGACGGTGAAAAGGTTTGTTGAGATTTGCGCTAAAAAGATTCATATTGAAATAACAACACTCATTATTCCAACGTTAAATGATAGGGATGAAGAAATAGAAAATCTTGCAAAGTGGATTGCCTCAATTGATGACAGAATTCCGCTGCACCTTACAAGATATTTTCCAAGATACAAGATGACTCTTCCACCAACACCAAAGGAGACATTAATGAGACTGAGGGAAGTTGCCAAAAATTATCTTGTTAATGTATATCTTGGTAATATTTAA